The Cryptococcus deuterogattii R265 chromosome 3, complete sequence genome has a segment encoding these proteins:
- a CDS encoding condensin complex subunit 3 has translation MVNARQQESQPLCPEYLTKTLPSLLPPIFDQAQQTTANHRKNIVYLRKIHEQCATIVEEISNDRIKLTGEKAFNSLFFDMVNRVLTVKKGVAVADRVVKFVANYVSYCTETDAANKLENENEEEEIDTPVSRFVVKLLRHLLGGIEAKDKNVRFRVTLMIVSMINGLGEMDDDLYILLRKSLLDRSKDKEASVRVQAALGLSKLQSGEEEEDLEEGQEPLVDVLLDLLRYDPAAEVRRAALYNFPRTPVSLPHILARTRDVDPILRRTVFAGVLSAEALPDPRILTIAQREEVVRNGLGDREPSVRKAAAGMLAGWLDLAEGDLLEFLSRFDVISSQVAEDALLSIFVTRPELLQGIEFEDEYWTTLTPEKSFLVRVFVDRCMTIKDTARLEDSIPVVTALAFRIQEEYNKLVQAINEGADDANLMERTFIVGELLKLAVNLDYADEIGRRKMFQLAREMISQINLPDPLIPRCLDVLSKIADGERDLIRVVVDVVTELREGEGDEEDAPSSAQGSTGDSSMNIRRLSVGSGRSRSMAPRFNLDDPEDRMKSALIDLRCLLICISLLERVHSTLQDNSVFHGLLPDLIIPAVRNKEEPALRDQGLICLGLCCMIDEKMAANSFGLFIQQLNSADDVLKVKVCQIIFDLFLVHDIDTLVSKTMVQPDKVVELIRHTLSLDIPEVQAVACEGVAKLMLAGMISDEVVLQSLVLLYFSPETADNQPLRQCLTYFLPVYCYTAAENQRRMLSIFYDTYTMLSQMSEEAGDEEMLPLSQIGLMMVDWIDPFQAVGREGSTINTSGHLDLSVEVLKLILIETSHDSRKALASLLSKLNLPEGEEADSNTLKSVLALICAIRAKRPLSDAPSRNAVTKFESVLLKKWPQISEAFDEDAFREEATEKEGVEELFGFIDDI, from the exons ATGGTCAATGCAAGGCAACAGGAGTCACAGCCGCTATGTCCAGAGTACCTCACGAAAACTCTTCCGTCGCTTCTTCCGCCCATCTTCGACCAGGCACAACAAACTACCGCCAATCATCGCAAAAATATCGTGTACCTACGGAAGATTCACGAACAATGCGCCACTATTGTAGAAGAAATCTCGAATGACAGGATCAAGCTTACAGGGGAAAAGGCTTTCAacagcctcttctttgatatGGTGAACAGAGTGTTGACCGTAAAAAAGGGTGTTGCTGTGGCCGATAGGGTTGTTAAATTTGTGGCGAACTACGTGTCGTACTGCACTGAAACTG ATGCTGCTAATAAGCTTGAAAAcgaaaatgaggaagaagaaatcgaTACGCCGGTCTCACGCTTCGTTGTCAAACTTCTCCGACATCTTCTGGGAGGCATTGAAGCCAAAGACAAGAATGTCAGATTTCGTGTCACTCTTATGATCGTTTCAATGATCAATGGTCTGGGTGAGATGGA TGATGACCTTTATATACTCCTTCGCAAGTCTTTACTTGACAGGtccaaggacaaggaggcTTCTGTAAGAGTGCAGGCAGCCCTCGGACTCTCAAAGCTGcaaagtggagaagaagaagaagatttggaagaagggcaggAGCCGTTGGTGGACGTTCTACTTGATTTGTTGCGGTATGATCCTGCCGC GGAGGTTCGCCGTGCTGCCTTGTACAATTTTCCACGCACGCCAGTCTCACTCCCGCATATTCTTGCGCGAACGCGGGACGTTGACCCCATCCTCCGTCGCACTGTTTTTGCAGGAGTCTTGTCTGCCGAAGCACTTCCTGACCCTCGTATACTTACTATTGCACaacgagaagaagttgtCAGAAACGGCCTGGGTGATAGAGAACCTAGTGTGAGAAAAGCAGCGGCTGGGATGTTGGCCGGGTGGCTGGACTTGGCCGAAGGGGATCTGCTCGAG TTTCTGTCCAGGTTTGATGTAATATCAAGCCAGGTGGCCGAAGACGCCCTATTGTCCATTTTTGTTACAAGACCTGAACTTTTGCAAGGCATagagtttgaag ACGAATATTGGACAACTTTGACACCTGAAAAGAGTTTTTTGGTTCGAGTGTTTGTTGATCGATGTATGACCATCAAG GACACGGCCCGCCTTGAAGATTCTATCCCGGTCGTCACTGCTTTAGCTTTTCGCATTCAGGAGGAATACAACAAACTCGTCCAGGCGATCAATGAAGGAGCAGATGATGCAAATCTGATGGAGCGCACCTTTATCGTCGGAGAACTGCTTAAATTAGCTGTCAATCTTGATTACGCAGATGAAATTGGACGAAGGAAGATGTTCCAGCTCGCGA GAGAGATGATTTCACAAATCAACCTTCCGGACCCTCTTATTCCTCGATGTCTTGATGTTCTTAGCAAAATTGCCGACGGCGAACGTGACTTGATCCGAGTAGTTGTTGACGTTGTCACTGAACTTCGTGAAGGTGAgggggacgaggaagacgcTCCCTCATCTGCCCAGGGATCTACAGGGGATAGCAGTATGAACATTCGTCGTCTCTCTGTCGGCAGCGGGCGCAGCCGATCTATGGCTCCGAGATTCAACTTGGATGATCCTGAGGATAGAATGAAGTCCGCTCTCATTGATTTGAGGTGTCTTTTGATCTGTATTAGTCTTCTGGAAAGAGTACATTCAACGCTACAGGATAACTCAGTGTTTCACGGCTTGTTACCAGACTTGATCATCCCCGCGGTGAGAAATAAAGAGGAGCCAGCGCTGAGAGATCAAGGATTGATCTGTTTAGGTTTATGCTGTATGATCGACGAG AAAATGGCCGCTAATTCTTTTGGTCTCTTCATTCAACAGCTAAATTCTGCAGATGATGTCCTTAAAGTGAAAGTTTGTCAGATCATTTTTGACTTGTTTTTGGTGCACGACATCGACACTTTAGTATCTAAAACCATGGTC CAACCTGACAAAGTTGTCGAATTAATCCGGCATACTTTAAGCTTAGACATTCCGGAAGTACAGGCGGTTGCTTGCGAGGGCGTTGCGAAGCTCATGTTGGCTGGTATGATCTCTGACGAAGTT GTACTGCAGTCCCTCGTACTGCTATATTTTTCACCTGAAACTGCTGATAACCAGCCTTTACGACAATGTCTCACTTACTTTTTGCCGGTATATTGCTATACCGCAGCTGAAAATCAGCGTCGCATGCTTTCC ATTTTCTACGATACATATACGATGCTTTCACAAATGTCGGAAGAGGCcggagatgaagaaatgcTACCCTTGTCACAGATAGgcttgatgatggtggacTGGATCGACCCATTCCAGGCAGT CGGGCGAGAAGGATCGACCATTAACACTTCAGGACACCTCGATCTATCCGTCGAAGTGCTCAAATTAATATTGATCGAGACCTCAC ATGACTCTCGAAAGGCTCTGGCGTCTTTACTCTCCAAGCTTAACTTgcctgaaggagaagaagctgataGCAACACGCTCAAATCCGTGTTAGCTTTGATATGCGCTATTCGCGCCAAGCGGCCTCTATCGGATGCGCCCTCGCGCAATGCCGTCACGAAGTTCGAATCTGTATTGCTCAAGAAATGGCCTCAGATTTCGGAAGCatttgatgaagacgcCTTCAGGGAAGAAGCTAcagaaaaggaaggtgtGGAGGAATTATTTGGCTTCATTGACGACATATAG
- a CDS encoding kinetochore protein Nuf2, whose amino-acid sequence MSQQNRRVQQNTAAFPLLTAHDILECLAALDIPAQMEDLTKPTAQSTQSIYGSLLEVLMGASISSIEGPKQALLGMMEYKEMYSDTLQFMMFFKHCRRLALLCGIPDFAISDLARPDPNRLRKVLSGIMNFAKFRDERMQTQTRFQENLQKYQKKAVDLRRKTQELEIQFQEITARNAAERPQSEQAGKRNELLKSELLELNSQRLKEVQEYEELKKERQTLLEQVNHNNRIVTQLELQIGSAKSRLVQSPDRIKRHISEMSFAIQSEKAKLASFQQKTRELTNRLEVIGALEVDLRGLIDLEHSIQDQRAKTEEAKRSKSALEARLEGRQIESQGLAAKLEQLQRQLQNASHKLARQEETRKSMRERGARRIDELKAEYKVRARERGEWQKQRDDLLAEQKELESEMAAFVTKHENEINEFLHAYWTMRRQAEDYMNTMTVKLGLQVQL is encoded by the exons ATGTCACAACAGAACCGCAGGGTGCAACAGAACACCGCAGCATTCCCTCTATTGACCGCACATGACATCCTAGAGTGTCTAGCTGCCTTAGACATCCCCGCTCAGATGGAGGATCTCACAAAACCCACTGCCCAGAGCACCCAATCCATCTACGGATCTTTGCTAGAGGTGTTGATGGGTGCATCCATCAGTTCTATAGAGGGCCCAAAGCAGGCTCTTttggggatgatggagtaCAAG GAGATGTACAGCGATACTTTACAGTTTATGATGTTCTTTAAGCATTG CCGGAGGCTTGCTTTGCTTTGTGGGATCCCCGACTTTGCCATATCTGACCTTGCCCGGCCAGACCCAAATAGGCTAAGGAAGGTGTTGAGTGGGATAATGAATTTTGCCAAATTCAG GGATGAACGCATGCAAACCCAGACCAGGTTCCAAGAAAATTTACAAAAATACCAGAAAAA AGCCGTCGATCTCCGTCGCAAAACTCAAGAACTAGAGATACAATTCCAAGAAATAAC TGCGCGTAATGCAGCCGAACGACCACAGTCAGAACAAGCTGGAAAACGGAACGAGTTATTGAAGAGCGAATTGCTTGAGCTAAACTCACAACGGTTGAAAGAGGTACAAGAATACGAAGAgctcaaaaaagaaaggcaaACTCTTCTTGAACAAGTT AACCATAACAATCGTATTGTCACACAGCTTGAACTCCAGATAGGTTCTGCCAAGTCCCGTCTTGTCCAATCGCCCGACAGGATCAAACGGCATATTTCTGAAATGTCCTTTGCTATACAGTCCGAAAAGGCTAAATTGGCATCTTTCCAGCAAAAAACGCGCGAGTTGACAAATCGACTTGAGGTTATTGGGGCACTTGAAGTCGACTTAAGGGGATTAATCGATCTCGAACATAGCATTCAAGACCAGCGTGCAAAAACGGAGGAGGCTAAACGCTCAAAATCTGCGTTGGAAGCGAGACTAGAAGGCAGGCAGATTGAAAGTCAAGGTTTGGCTGCGAAACTTGAACAGCTACAAAGACAACTACAGAACGCTAGCCATAAGCTGGCTAGACAGGAGGAGACGAGAAAAAGTATGCGTGAAAGAGGCGCTCGTAGGATTGATGAACTGAAGGCAGA GTATAAAGTTCGTGCTAGGGAGCGCGGCGAATGGCAAAAGCAACGTGACGATCTCTTAGCCGAACAAAAAGAACTTGAATCTGAGATGGCGGCTTTTGTTACAAAGCATGAGAATGAGATCAACGAGTTCCTCCATGCGTACTGGACTATGCGACGACAAGCGG AGGATTACATGAACACCATGACAGTCAAACTTGGTCTGCAAGTACAGCTGTGA